In a genomic window of Pristiophorus japonicus isolate sPriJap1 unplaced genomic scaffold, sPriJap1.hap1 HAP1_SCAFFOLD_298, whole genome shotgun sequence:
- the LOC139248879 gene encoding zinc finger protein 432-like: protein MEKPWKCGDCGKVFRSPSQLEIHQRSHTGERPFTCSECGKGFTGSSQLVAHRRVHTGESRFTCSECGKGFTYSSNLLTHQRVHTGERPFACSECGKGFTCSADLLRHQRVHTGERSFTCSECGKGFTRSSTLLTHQRAHTGERPFTCSKCGEGFTRSSNLLIHQRVHTGERPFTCSECRKRFTRSSTLLIHMRVHTGDRPFTCSECGKGFTRSSGLLRHQRVRTGERPFTCSECGKGFTCSSDLLRHQRVHTGERPFTCSECGKGFTCSSHLLTHQRVHK, encoded by the coding sequence atggagaaaccgtggaaatgtggtgactgtgggaaggtattcagatcaccgtctcagctggaaattcatcaacgcagtcacactggggagaggccgttcacctgctccgagtgtgggaagggattcactgggtcatcccaacttgtagctcaccggagagttcacaccggggagagtcggttcacctgctctgagtgtgggaagggattcacttattcatccaacctgctgacacaccagcgagttcatactggggagaggccattcgcctgctcagagtgtgggaagggattcacatgttcagccgacctgctgagacaccagcgagttcacactggggagaggtcgttcacctgctctgagtgtgggaagggattcacccgatcatccaccctgctgacacaccagcgagctcacactggggagaggccattcacctgctcaaagtgtggggaaggattcactcggtcatccaacctgctgatacaccagcgagttcacactggggagaggccattcacctgctctgagtgtaggaagcgattcactcggtcatccaccctgctgatacaCATGCGTGTTCACACTGGCGacaggccgtttacctgctctgagtgtgggaaggggttcactcggTCATctggcctgctgagacaccagcgagttcgcactggggagaggccgttcacctgctctgagtgtgggaagggattcacttgttcatccgatctgctgagacaccagcgagttcacactggggagaggccattcacctgctctgagtgtgggaagggattcacttgttcatcccacctgctgacacaccagcgagttcacaagtga